From a single Leptospira johnsonii genomic region:
- a CDS encoding type II toxin-antitoxin system VapC family toxin — MHYLLDTHALLWVIADSKQLSKKVIDIIENQDNQIFVSSISLWEISLKFRLGKLNLSGIKPEDILNYLEKLNINSIELNPEDASSYHKLKESFRKDPFDRMIIWQCISKKYTLISKDSVMKKYKISGLKTIW, encoded by the coding sequence ATGCATTATTTATTAGATACTCATGCCTTGTTATGGGTTATTGCGGATTCAAAACAATTAAGCAAGAAAGTCATCGATATTATTGAAAACCAAGACAATCAAATTTTTGTTAGTTCAATCTCTTTATGGGAAATATCTTTAAAGTTCAGATTAGGCAAACTGAATCTTTCTGGGATAAAGCCAGAAGATATCTTAAACTATCTTGAAAAATTAAATATCAATTCAATTGAACTTAATCCTGAAGATGCTTCCTCCTACCATAAATTGAAGGAAAGTTTTCGTAAGGATCCCTTTGATAGAATGATTATTTGGCAGTGTATTTCAAAGAAATATACTTTAATTTCAAAAGATTCCGTGATGAAAAAGTATAAAATCTCTGGATTAAAAACCATCTGGTAA
- a CDS encoding type II toxin-antitoxin system Phd/YefM family antitoxin — MKSFPVGELKSHFSEVLEYVKNGEKVGILFGKEKKPVALIVPVEKKTASKRKVGILDGKVKISFAKDFSISEEEFLNL; from the coding sequence ATGAAATCCTTCCCCGTTGGCGAGCTCAAATCTCACTTTTCTGAGGTCTTGGAATATGTTAAGAATGGAGAAAAAGTAGGAATTCTTTTCGGTAAAGAAAAGAAACCAGTTGCGCTGATTGTTCCCGTTGAGAAAAAAACAGCCTCAAAAAGAAAAGTAGGCATCCTAGATGGGAAGGTCAAAATTTCTTTTGCGAAAGATTTTAGTATTTCCGAAGAGGAATTTCTTAATTTATAA
- a CDS encoding type II toxin-antitoxin system RelE family toxin, producing MSVEYKIAETESFQSKLKDRQFSHLQKKLTDYVYPILKKNPFFGPNIKKLKGEFDGLYRYRIGKYRLFYLIKDNELLVIFVDIDQRKDSYK from the coding sequence TTGTCCGTTGAATATAAAATAGCGGAAACTGAATCATTTCAAAGCAAACTCAAAGATCGCCAATTCTCTCATCTTCAAAAGAAATTAACTGACTACGTATACCCGATTCTTAAAAAGAATCCCTTTTTTGGACCGAATATTAAAAAGCTGAAAGGTGAGTTTGATGGCCTTTATCGATATCGCATTGGTAAGTATCGTTTATTTTATTTGATTAAAGATAATGAACTATTAGTAATCTTTGTTGATATAGATCAAAGAAAAGATAGCTACAAATAA
- a CDS encoding CopG family transcriptional regulator — protein MSKTITLRIEDPIYDIFKKAAEGERRTISNFVENAAIQYLTNEFYASDEEMDEILSDKQLISSLKKGLKEVAQGKYKVVR, from the coding sequence ATGTCTAAAACAATTACATTGCGTATCGAAGATCCGATTTATGATATATTTAAAAAAGCGGCTGAAGGCGAGCGGCGTACTATCTCAAATTTTGTTGAGAATGCTGCCATTCAGTATCTCACAAATGAATTTTATGCTTCAGATGAGGAGATGGATGAAATTCTCTCTGATAAGCAACTTATTTCGTCTTTGAAAAAAGGTCTCAAAGAAGTAGCGCAGGGAAAGTATAAAGTTGTCCGTTGA
- a CDS encoding YiiX family permuted papain-like enzyme, whose protein sequence is MNKTLFLVIILFLSFWDLKAEQIKFSDLMEGDIIFHESNSEQAKAIKAATKSRYTHVGVIFKYGNDYKVLEAVEPVKITPLSAFIKRGQKNHYVIKRLKDRETVLTESKIQDMKKYGDSLLGRHYDIYFGWQDDRIYCTELIWKLYDKFTGKKLGILKTLKDFDLSSSKVQYLMKKRYGNNIPYSEPVISPVDMFDSTELITIISYN, encoded by the coding sequence ATGAATAAGACGCTTTTCCTAGTAATAATTCTATTTCTGTCTTTTTGGGACTTGAAAGCTGAGCAAATTAAGTTTTCCGATTTGATGGAAGGGGATATTATATTCCACGAATCAAACTCTGAACAAGCTAAAGCAATAAAAGCAGCAACTAAATCGCGATACACTCACGTAGGAGTCATTTTCAAATATGGTAATGACTATAAGGTTCTTGAAGCGGTTGAACCTGTAAAAATTACCCCTTTATCTGCCTTTATTAAAAGAGGTCAGAAAAATCATTATGTTATCAAACGACTTAAAGATCGCGAAACAGTATTAACCGAAAGTAAAATTCAAGATATGAAGAAATATGGCGATTCTCTTTTAGGTCGGCATTATGACATTTATTTCGGCTGGCAAGATGATCGTATCTACTGTACTGAATTAATCTGGAAATTGTATGATAAATTTACAGGTAAAAAATTAGGCATTTTAAAGACGTTAAAAGATTTTGATCTATCGTCGTCTAAAGTACAGTATTTAATGAAAAAGAGATATGGGAATAATATTCCGTATTCGGAACCAGTAATTTCTCCCGTTGATATGTTTGATTCAACAGAATTGATTACTATAATCAGTTATAATTAG
- a CDS encoding DUF1272 domain-containing protein produces MLELRPVCENCAKLLPSDSLEAFICSFECTFCEDCVRSVLQNVCPNCGGGFERRPIRPSGKLHRFPALLERHIKPVDLEKFQGLLLSNRDVPPQSR; encoded by the coding sequence ATGTTAGAACTTCGTCCCGTTTGTGAGAATTGCGCGAAACTCCTCCCGAGTGATAGCCTGGAGGCTTTCATTTGCTCTTTTGAATGTACCTTTTGTGAGGACTGCGTTAGATCAGTTTTGCAAAATGTCTGCCCAAATTGTGGCGGTGGATTTGAAAGACGTCCGATACGCCCAAGCGGGAAATTACACCGATTCCCAGCTTTGTTAGAAAGGCATATTAAGCCTGTTGATTTGGAGAAATTTCAGGGTCTTTTGCTTAGTAATCGCGACGTCCCACCACAGAGTAGATGA
- a CDS encoding TraY domain-containing protein: protein MLCKRSDRSKCGEARARVA, encoded by the coding sequence TTGCTCTGCAAACGAAGTGACAGAAGCAAATGTGGCGAAGCCCGAGCAAGGGTTGCGTAG
- a CDS encoding toxin has protein sequence MIFDWDNHKNEVLKTERNISFERVVVEIESGAVLDILKHPNTKKYPNQIIIIVEIDNYAWVIPTIESKDTFFFKTAYPSRKYTSVYLPEANL, from the coding sequence GTGATCTTTGATTGGGATAATCATAAGAACGAAGTCTTAAAAACTGAGCGGAATATTAGTTTTGAAAGAGTTGTTGTTGAGATTGAGTCTGGAGCAGTTTTGGATATCTTAAAGCATCCAAATACGAAAAAATATCCTAATCAAATCATTATAATTGTAGAAATCGATAATTATGCTTGGGTAATTCCTACAATTGAGAGCAAAGATACGTTTTTCTTTAAAACAGCATATCCATCAAGAAAGTACACTAGCGTATATCTGCCGGAGGCAAATTTATGA